A stretch of Aerococcus christensenii DNA encodes these proteins:
- a CDS encoding DEAD/DEAH box helicase: MRWSIPNKMIMEARELVDQGRVLKVIPNEDKHIWRSEVIDDKKYEVILDGTGKEEDICHCPIWQQKSYCPHTTAVELFLKDHEVVRSMKYSKHPLFCYPDNIMDQHPSIQGLLENYRHRICRHESINNLAEVEQLKVIFELHEETVYPFQLTNERLFYLRIKLGFDHCYYVQDLSDFFQKFGEEEAYHLSSRHDQRVWLIKTAFEEKVYEVLKQLESAYHLSSQSITEGMNIPLSHQNSQRFYLDAVHLREILTLYPETETSQVVFMLDEQPVTPELKTKGRPVLLELQKEGDSFLVIMNPLMRLYKHYQLIYDGKDFYRVHASIQYFEDLQALQILFADHNYKWLMTEKETQEFISYFGYQILAHGLINNVVLLKFADGMGPLNLEAVIDVKQEKLLVTFIYHYGEYCLTQQAKKTHEPSDGIILRDLFSEEYAAHFLEKLGFNRKGLQFSRRFSDFNETMLGLDHLLNLIPDEWQVTYSKALSHWQDKSSQFKMQVEPNPGHRLLKIAFTMDDVNDEQVNQILQAISKDQSYVQLDDGKIINLKNIITPQQNTMLKQLRQHMKSFKNGASLPAYQALKFADALGQTVDFEQFYEDIIHPNRSDYQTSPQLKAELADYQSYAVQWLNQLSKYNLGGLLADEMGLGKTVQAIGFLADYYDQLPEAKVLILAPASVIYNWRSEFHRFAPTLPAIVIDGNAEEREKIRQEHPHSIWISSYYSYRNDCEAYQKDFFDILILDEAQALKNEQTILYQTMAEQSAGMRIGLSGTPLENNLSEFWALMQMILPGLLPSKRDFQNLPVATIRTLVSPFVLRRTKEEVALELPNKSVHNQLASLETDQKAIYLAYLKDIQERLNGDAGSKKNLHLEMLSAITRLRQICCHPALIKEDYQGKSGKFEYFKQLLENALDNKRRVLVFSQFTSMLSIIKKYLDEQGISSFIIEGKTKKKERQRQVTAFNNGEGSVFLISLRAGGVGINLTGADTVFLYDLWWNPSVEEQAIGRAHRIGQTKDVQVYRLITEGTIEERIAELQEEKRQLFDELFNEEEMGQASHLSIDDLRFILDLSNS; the protein is encoded by the coding sequence AAGCACGTGAACTCGTGGATCAAGGGCGCGTGTTAAAGGTTATTCCAAATGAAGATAAGCATATTTGGCGAAGTGAAGTGATAGATGACAAGAAATATGAAGTCATTTTGGATGGAACAGGAAAAGAAGAGGATATCTGTCATTGCCCGATTTGGCAACAAAAATCCTATTGCCCTCATACAACGGCGGTTGAACTTTTTCTGAAGGATCATGAAGTTGTTCGTTCAATGAAATATTCCAAGCATCCATTATTTTGCTACCCGGATAATATTATGGATCAACATCCTTCTATTCAAGGCTTGCTTGAAAATTATCGTCACCGGATTTGTCGACATGAATCGATAAATAATTTGGCTGAAGTGGAGCAGTTAAAGGTCATTTTTGAACTGCATGAAGAGACCGTGTATCCCTTTCAATTAACGAACGAGCGGTTATTTTATTTGAGAATCAAATTAGGATTTGATCACTGTTACTATGTTCAAGATTTGTCGGATTTCTTCCAAAAATTTGGAGAAGAAGAAGCTTATCACTTATCTTCGCGCCATGATCAACGGGTATGGTTGATAAAAACGGCTTTTGAAGAGAAGGTTTATGAAGTTTTGAAGCAGTTAGAATCTGCTTATCACCTTTCAAGCCAGAGTATAACAGAGGGAATGAACATTCCTTTATCCCATCAGAATAGTCAAAGATTTTATTTGGATGCGGTACATTTACGAGAAATCTTGACGCTCTATCCTGAAACAGAAACCTCACAAGTGGTATTTATGTTGGATGAGCAGCCGGTCACCCCTGAATTAAAAACAAAGGGGCGTCCAGTTCTTCTGGAATTACAGAAAGAGGGAGATTCTTTTTTAGTGATTATGAATCCTCTCATGCGTTTATACAAACATTATCAATTAATTTATGATGGAAAAGATTTTTATCGGGTACATGCCTCGATTCAGTATTTTGAAGATTTACAGGCCTTGCAGATTCTTTTTGCTGATCATAATTATAAATGGCTTATGACAGAGAAAGAAACTCAAGAGTTTATTTCTTATTTTGGTTATCAAATTTTGGCACATGGCCTGATTAATAATGTTGTTTTGTTGAAATTTGCAGATGGCATGGGACCTTTGAATCTGGAAGCTGTGATTGATGTTAAACAAGAGAAACTATTAGTGACCTTTATTTATCATTATGGGGAATATTGTTTGACACAGCAAGCAAAGAAGACGCATGAGCCGAGTGATGGCATTATTTTAAGAGATTTGTTTTCAGAAGAATACGCAGCTCATTTCTTAGAAAAATTAGGTTTTAATCGTAAGGGTCTTCAGTTTAGTCGGCGATTTAGTGATTTTAATGAGACCATGTTAGGGTTAGATCATTTATTGAATTTGATTCCTGACGAGTGGCAGGTTACTTATAGTAAGGCCTTGTCCCATTGGCAAGATAAATCATCTCAATTTAAGATGCAAGTAGAGCCTAATCCTGGTCATCGATTATTAAAAATTGCTTTTACTATGGATGATGTTAATGATGAGCAAGTGAATCAGATTCTTCAAGCCATTAGTAAGGATCAATCCTATGTTCAATTAGATGACGGGAAAATTATTAATTTAAAGAACATTATCACACCTCAACAAAATACGATGTTGAAGCAATTGCGTCAACATATGAAATCATTTAAAAATGGCGCTAGTTTACCAGCCTATCAAGCCTTAAAATTTGCAGATGCCTTAGGCCAAACGGTTGATTTTGAACAATTTTATGAGGATATCATTCATCCTAATCGGTCAGATTATCAGACCAGTCCTCAATTAAAGGCAGAATTAGCAGATTATCAATCCTATGCTGTCCAATGGCTCAATCAACTATCTAAATATAATCTCGGCGGACTATTGGCAGATGAGATGGGACTAGGGAAGACGGTCCAAGCTATTGGATTTTTGGCGGATTATTATGATCAGTTACCCGAAGCTAAGGTCTTAATTTTAGCGCCAGCATCGGTTATTTATAATTGGAGAAGTGAATTTCATCGCTTCGCCCCAACGCTTCCAGCAATAGTGATTGATGGCAATGCCGAAGAAAGAGAAAAGATACGCCAGGAACATCCTCATTCCATTTGGATTTCTTCGTATTATTCTTACCGCAATGACTGTGAAGCCTACCAAAAGGATTTCTTTGATATCTTGATATTGGATGAAGCACAGGCCTTGAAAAATGAACAAACTATTCTCTATCAAACGATGGCAGAGCAGTCAGCAGGTATGCGAATCGGCTTATCCGGAACGCCTCTAGAGAATAATTTGAGTGAATTTTGGGCTTTAATGCAGATGATTTTGCCAGGACTTTTGCCATCCAAACGGGATTTCCAGAATTTACCTGTCGCTACGATACGTACTTTGGTCAGTCCTTTTGTTTTAAGAAGAACAAAGGAAGAAGTGGCGTTGGAATTGCCTAATAAATCTGTTCATAATCAATTGGCAAGCCTTGAAACGGATCAAAAGGCGATTTATTTGGCTTATCTTAAAGATATACAGGAGCGTTTGAATGGAGATGCTGGTTCTAAGAAAAACTTACATTTAGAAATGCTTTCAGCTATTACACGGCTACGGCAGATCTGTTGTCATCCGGCTTTAATTAAGGAAGACTACCAAGGGAAATCAGGTAAGTTTGAGTATTTTAAACAGTTACTTGAAAATGCTTTGGATAATAAACGGCGAGTATTAGTGTTTTCTCAGTTCACTTCGATGCTCTCAATCATTAAGAAATACTTAGATGAACAGGGAATTTCTAGCTTTATTATTGAAGGAAAAACGAAAAAGAAAGAACGTCAACGTCAAGTGACGGCCTTTAATAATGGAGAAGGTTCTGTTTTCTTGATCTCTTTACGTGCAGGGGGAGTTGGGATTAATCTTACTGGAGCAGATACTGTCTTTCTTTATGACCTTTGGTGGAATCCTTCGGTAGAAGAACAAGCGATTGGACGGGCGCATAGAATTGGTCAAACCAAAGATGTGCAAGTTTATCGGTTGATTACAGAGGGAACGATTGAGGAAAGAATTGCAGAACTCCAAGAAGAAAAACGTCAGCTATTTGATGAGCTCTTTAATGAAGAAGAAATGGGTCAAGCTTCTCATTTGAGTATTGATGATCTTCGCTTCATTTTGGATCTTTCCAATTCCTAA
- the brnQ gene encoding branched-chain amino acid transport system II carrier protein, with translation MKNRKFIVDTLVVGFTLFATFFGAGNLVFPPYMGILVGNQWIKAILGLALTGILVSVLSMVGVVKGGGSIQKVTKPIASWFYIIFNILTMYLIALFILIPRTGATTYEVGFRTLLPQVPHLAVLIIFFTVVYFLTVDKLGAVDKIGRYLTPTLIIMIVVIILAGIVNPLETNMAPSKIETPFAWAFSEGYQMGDLVTGLLFSSVMVMTIKHKKYSPQEGLKMTYIASAIASGLLLFIYGSLLWIGASGSSTFDPSIERTDLLSQIVKLTIGPAGQLILSITVILACLTTAVGLLTAVADFTSTLLRHRISYKVTVLIFCIFCVFQADIGVERIIGLSSPFFAVAYPIGIIVTFIGLFRQKIPNDGATKGAVLLTVIYTLIEAFAMSGIGTTYLQPIVQCVPLGAQGFGWVSVAIVGGIIGTLLWKFSHGDERGYIAED, from the coding sequence ATGAAAAATAGGAAGTTTATAGTAGATACCTTAGTAGTTGGCTTTACCTTATTTGCGACGTTTTTTGGAGCGGGCAATCTGGTTTTCCCGCCTTATATGGGTATTTTAGTAGGAAATCAATGGATAAAAGCGATCTTAGGTTTGGCTTTAACGGGAATTTTGGTCTCTGTTCTCTCCATGGTAGGTGTAGTTAAGGGGGGAGGATCGATTCAAAAAGTCACCAAACCCATTGCTTCATGGTTTTACATTATTTTTAATATTTTAACGATGTATCTAATTGCCTTGTTTATTTTAATTCCTAGAACAGGGGCAACGACTTATGAAGTGGGATTTCGTACCTTGCTTCCTCAAGTGCCGCATTTGGCCGTTTTGATTATCTTTTTTACAGTTGTTTATTTTTTGACGGTTGATAAATTAGGGGCAGTCGATAAGATCGGACGCTACTTGACGCCGACCCTCATCATTATGATTGTGGTTATTATTTTAGCCGGAATTGTAAATCCTTTAGAGACAAACATGGCTCCTTCTAAGATTGAAACCCCATTTGCTTGGGCCTTTTCTGAAGGATATCAAATGGGAGATTTGGTTACAGGACTTCTTTTTTCAAGTGTGATGGTGATGACTATTAAGCATAAGAAGTACAGTCCTCAAGAAGGTTTAAAAATGACCTATATAGCTTCTGCTATCGCTTCAGGCCTTTTATTATTTATTTATGGAAGTTTATTGTGGATTGGTGCTTCAGGTTCTTCGACTTTCGATCCAAGTATTGAACGAACAGATTTATTAAGTCAAATTGTCAAGTTGACTATTGGACCGGCAGGACAATTAATTCTCTCCATTACTGTTATTTTAGCTTGTTTAACCACGGCGGTGGGTTTGCTGACAGCGGTGGCAGATTTTACTTCGACTTTGTTACGTCATCGGATTTCTTATAAGGTGACCGTGTTAATTTTCTGTATTTTCTGTGTATTCCAAGCAGATATCGGTGTGGAACGTATTATTGGACTAAGTAGTCCTTTCTTTGCGGTCGCTTATCCGATAGGGATTATTGTGACATTCATTGGTTTGTTTAGGCAGAAAATTCCTAACGATGGAGCAACCAAAGGTGCAGTGCTTCTGACGGTGATTTATACGCTAATTGAAGCCTTTGCAATGTCTGGAATAGGGACAACTTATCTGCAACCCATTGTGCAATGCGTACCTTTAGGTGCTCAGGGTTTTGGATGGGTATCTGTCGCTATTGTTGGAGGAATTATAGGGACTCTTTTATGGAAATTTTCTCATGGAGATGAGAGAGGCTATATCGCAGAAGATTAA
- a CDS encoding acyl carrier protein produces the protein MTTFEIIQGLICDQLDLKKEEVQPTTRLQEELDADSLDIFQIINDIEDEFEISIDEEDMDLETVQDLVDYVEKKK, from the coding sequence ATGACAACATTCGAAATTATTCAAGGCTTAATCTGTGACCAATTAGACCTCAAAAAAGAAGAGGTTCAACCTACTACTCGTTTACAAGAAGAATTAGATGCGGATTCTTTGGATATTTTTCAAATCATTAATGACATTGAAGATGAATTTGAGATTAGTATTGATGAGGAAGATATGGACTTGGAAACTGTCCAAGATCTTGTAGATTATGTAGAAAAGAAAAAATAA
- a CDS encoding CapA family protein: MNIKRYLKLTLALLVTVVLLLLLLVKVGKGPSLENGKRQAESSARVMINGDLLYHDIVYWSAKQDDGSYDFRNNYRYVKDWIQQADLAIADYEGTITPERELAGYPLFNAPIEVADAIKDTGYDVMAIANNHILDMNLPGVYSTKKAFEDRGMYVIGAYTEPTRAKENILVKEVNGIKIALLNYSYGYNGMEQNLSQEDYEKHMSDLDENRIKEEIEYAEKVADIILVMPHMGVEYQLSPTPEQKALYHRMIEWGADLVIGGHPHVVEPTEVVEKDGEKKFIIYSMGNFISNQRIETLDNKWTERGCLVDLTIKKDNTHTYLAQAKVHPTWVNRVPNGKSGHGFGLFDYSTYVLEDWIEGGKYYGKLDSQTQNRVNKAYEETKKLLNLHF; this comes from the coding sequence ATGAATATTAAACGGTACTTAAAGTTAACACTCGCTCTTTTAGTAACTGTCGTTCTTTTACTTTTGCTTTTAGTAAAGGTAGGAAAAGGGCCTTCTTTAGAAAATGGAAAGAGACAGGCAGAATCTAGTGCCCGTGTGATGATTAATGGAGATTTACTTTATCATGATATTGTCTATTGGTCTGCTAAGCAGGACGATGGGAGTTATGATTTTCGAAATAATTATCGCTATGTGAAAGATTGGATCCAACAGGCAGACTTAGCTATTGCGGATTATGAAGGAACAATTACGCCAGAGAGAGAATTAGCGGGTTATCCTTTGTTTAATGCGCCTATTGAGGTGGCAGATGCCATTAAGGATACGGGATACGATGTGATGGCTATTGCCAATAATCATATTTTAGATATGAATTTACCAGGTGTGTATTCTACAAAGAAAGCTTTTGAAGATCGTGGAATGTACGTGATAGGAGCTTACACAGAACCGACGCGTGCCAAAGAAAATATATTAGTCAAAGAAGTGAATGGGATTAAGATCGCTCTTTTGAATTATTCCTATGGATATAATGGGATGGAACAAAACCTTTCTCAAGAAGACTATGAAAAACATATGAGTGATTTGGATGAAAACCGCATAAAAGAAGAAATTGAATACGCTGAAAAAGTGGCAGATATTATTTTAGTTATGCCCCATATGGGAGTGGAGTATCAATTGTCACCAACACCTGAACAGAAGGCACTCTATCATCGCATGATTGAATGGGGAGCAGATCTTGTCATTGGGGGACATCCTCATGTGGTTGAACCGACAGAAGTGGTTGAAAAAGATGGAGAGAAGAAGTTCATTATTTATTCTATGGGGAATTTTATTTCTAATCAACGTATAGAAACCTTAGACAATAAGTGGACAGAGCGAGGATGTTTAGTAGACTTGACAATCAAGAAGGATAACACACACACTTATCTTGCACAAGCCAAGGTTCATCCTACTTGGGTAAATCGTGTTCCAAATGGAAAATCTGGACATGGCTTTGGACTTTTTGATTATTCAACCTATGTCCTAGAAGATTGGATAGAAGGCGGCAAGTATTACGGAAAATTAGATAGTCAAACGCAAAATCGAGTCAATAAAGCGTACGAAGAAACTAAAAAGTTATTAAATCTTCATTTTTAA